The following are encoded in a window of Rosa chinensis cultivar Old Blush chromosome 4, RchiOBHm-V2, whole genome shotgun sequence genomic DNA:
- the LOC112195825 gene encoding phosphate transporter PHO1 homolog 1, protein MLSRASMEHSQVIEEQPLSSFLSAHQLKKQREKMVKFSKQFEAQLVPEWKDAFVDYWQLKKDLKKIHLLNINNNNNNTPTHNSSLSNTLFTSIKKFSLFGHQHREHELIHVHKKLASSASKGDMYETELFEQLADTDAAKEFFACLDLQLNKVNQFYQKKEKEFMERGQSLRKQMDILIELKTAFKQQRAKGGASAQDSKEEASISCTFSSEEDSVKDKTELEQPQETDELEKNDEAAYTEVPISGELVKPIRMKSEDIGKQLRSASSRSFSCQGKNLKINIPLTTPSRTFSAISYLVWEDLVNQSSKKCTSEGISKLHINKTKLHHADKMIRGAFVELYKGLGYLKTYRNLNMLAFIKILKKFDKATEKQVLPIYLKVVESSYFNSSDKVMNLADEVEELFTKHFAEEDRRKAMKYLKPHHRKESHSVTFFIGLFTGCFIALFAGYVIMAHITGLYRRQPNSIYMETAYPILSMFSLLFLHFFLYGCNIFAWRKTRINYSFIFELSPTKELKYRDVFLICTTSMTVVVGVMFLHLFLLTKGYSYTQVRAIPGLLLLMFLLILVCPFNIIYKSSRFRLLRVIRNIILSPLYKVVMLDFFMADQLCSQVPMLRNLEYVACYYITGSYKTQDYGYCMRATHYRDLAYAVSFLPYYWRAMQCARRWFDEGQTSHLVNLGKYVSAMLAAGTKVAYEKEKSVGWLCLVVVMSTFATVYQLYWDFVKDWGLLQMNSKNPLLRNELMLRQKIIYYFSMGLNLVLRLAWLQTVLHSSFGHVDYRVTGLFLAALEVIRRGLWNFYRLENEHLNNAGKFRAVKTVPLPFHEVDEED, encoded by the exons ATGTTGTCGAGGGCTTCCATGGAACACTCACAAGTGATAGAAGAACaacctctttcttcttttctctcggCTCATCAACTTAAGAAGCAAAGAGAGAAGATGGTGAAGTTCTCTAAGCAATTCGAGGCACAACTAGTTCCCGAATGGAAAGATGCATTCGTAGATTACTGGCAACTCAAGAAGGATCTCAAAAAAATCCATCTCCTTAAtattaacaacaacaacaacaacacacCTACTCATAATAGCTCTTTATCTAACACTCTCTTCACATCTATAAAGAAGTTCTCTTTATTTGGCCATCAACACAGAGAACATGAACTCATACAT GTTCACAAGAAGCTTGCCTCATCAGCAAGCAAGGGAGACATGTACGAAACTGAATTGTTCGAGCAACTTGCTGATACTGATGCTGCGAAAGAGTTTTTTGCATGCTTGGACCTTCAACTCAACAAGGTGAATCAGTTCTAccagaaaaaggagaaagagtTCATGGAGAGAGGGCAGTCCTTGAGGAAGCAGATGGATATACTCATTGAGCTCAAAACCGCTTTCAAGCAACAGCGCGCCAAAGGTGGAGCATCTGCTCAGGACTCCAAGGAGGAAGCCTCTATCTCATGCACCTTCTCATCTG AGGAGGACTCTGTGAAGGACAAAACAGAACTTGAACAGCCGCAAGAAACAGAtgagttggagaaaaatgatgAAGCAGCCTACACTGAAGTCCCAATATCAGGCGAATTGGTGAAACCAATAAGAATGAAAAGTGAGGATATTGGGAAACAACTGAGGAGCGCCTCAAGCCGTTCTTTCAGTTGCCAAGGGAAGAACTTAAAGATAAACATTCCTCTGACTACACCGTCACGCACCTTCTCAGCAATCAGTTATTTAGTTTGGGAAGATCTAGTTAATCAGTCCTCAAAGAAATGTACTTCAGAAGGCATAAGTAAGCTGCACATCAACAAAACCAAGTTGCATCATGCAGATAAGATGATCAGAGGAGCTTTTGTTGAGCTGTACAAAGGCTTGGGATATCTCAAAACCTACAG GAACTTGAACATGCTTGCTTTTATAAAGATTTTAAAGAAGTTTGACAAG GCGACTGAAAAACAAGTGCTTCCAATCTATCTAAAAGTTGTTGAGAGTTCCTATTTCAACAGCTCAGATAAG GTTATGAATCTAGCAGATGAAGTTGAGGAGCTGTTTACCAAACACTTCGCTGAAGAAGACCGAAGAAAGGCCATGAAATACCTTAAACCACATCATCGCAAAGAATCACACTCTGTAACGTTCTTCATTG GTCTATTCACTGGGTGTTTCATTGCACTCTTTGCTGGATATGTCATTATGGCTCATATTACTGGGTTGTACAGAAGGCAACCAAATTCTATATACATGGAAACTGCCTACCCTATACTCAG CATGTTCAGCCTATTGTTTCTACACTTCTTCCTATACGGTTGTAACATTTTCGCGTGGAGAAAGACTCGTATAAATTACAGTTTCATCTTTGAACTATCCCCAACAAAGGAGCTGAAGTACAGAGATGTGTTCTTGATCTGTACTACATCAATGACTGTCGTGGTTGGGGTCATGTTTCTTCATTTGTTCTTGCTAACAAAAGGATATTCATACACCCAAGTTCGAGCAATCCCCGGTCTTCTACTGCTG ATGTTTCTACTAATACTTGTGTGCCCCTTCAACATCATCTACAAATCAAGCCGTTTTCGTCTTCTTCGTGTGATAAGAAATATCATTTTGTCACCTCTGTACAAG GTGGTCATGCTAGACTTCTTCATGGCAGACCAACTTTGTAGTCAG GTTCCGATGCTTAGGAACCTCGAGTATGTGGCATGTTACTACATAACTGGAAGCTACAAAACTCAGGACTATGGCTATTGCATGAGGGCCACGCATTACCGCGATCTTGCTTATGCCGTGTCCTTCCTGCCCTATTACTGGAGGGCAATGCAG TGTGCTAGGAGGTGGTTTGATGAGGGGCAGACGAGCCACCTGGTCAATCTCGGCAAATATGTGTCTGCAATGCTAGCAGCAGGAACAAAAGTGGCTTATGAGAAGGAAAAGAGTGTTGGATGGCTCTGTCTGGTTGTGGTCATGTCAACTTTTGCAACAGTGTACCAATTGTATTGGGACTTTGTAAAGGATTGGGGTTTGCTTCAAATGAATTCCAAGAATCCTTTGCTTAGGAATGAATTAATGCTTCGCCAAAAGATCATTTACTACTTCTCAATG GGATTAAACCTTGTTCTCAGGCTAGCTTGGTTGCAAACTGTTCTTCATTCAAGTTTTGGACATGTGGACTACAGAGTAACAGGGCTATTTTTAGCAGCCCTTGAAGTCATTAGAAGAGGGTTATGGAACTTTTACAG GTTGGAGAATGAGCATCTAAATAATGCTGGGAAGTTTAGAGCAGTTAAAACAGTACCACTTCCTTTTCATGAAGTGGATGAGGAAGACTGA
- the LOC112199670 gene encoding lysine-rich arabinogalactan protein 19, translating into MASTLMALVLTCLTFQLVLTNAQTPAAAPTTATTPPPPTTPIAPAAQPPTAVTPPPVTPPTTPPTTSPPPKVAPSTSPTFPPPKTPPKISPVSTPSQPPTLPPPPPPVVSPPLPPPQVAPQVSPTPAPVKKPPAPAPAKAAPVPSPSQAPPVSAPTPVVAEPAPAPVEVPSPAPAPHKHKKRKHKHRRHHHAPAPAPTVQSPPAPPIVTDTEDTTPAPSPTLDLV; encoded by the coding sequence ATGGCTTCGACTCTGATGGCCCTGGTTTTGACCTGTCTCACCTTTCAACTAGTCCTTACCAATGCACAAACACCAGCAGCTGCACCCACTACGGCTACAACACCGCCACCACCTACCACACCGATTGCACCAGCTGCGCAACCACCGACTGCTGTAACACCACCCCCTGTAACCCCACCCACAACCCCGCCAACAACATCACCACCCCCTAAAGTTGCACCATCCACAAGCCCGACATTCCCACCCCCAAAAACTCCACCAAAGATTTCACCTGTCTCAACTCCATCTCAGCCACCAACactgccaccaccaccaccaccagttGTTTCACCACCACTACCACCTCCACAAGTAGCACCACAGGTATCCCCAACCCCAGCTCCTGTTAAGAAACCGCCGGCGCCAGCACCAGCCAAGGCAGCACCAGTGCCCTCACCATCACAAGCACCGCCAGTATCAGCGCCAACACCAGTTGTCGCGGAACCAGCTCCAGCCCCTGTGGAAGTGCCGTCACCTGCACCTGCTCCACATAAACACAAGAAAAGGAAGCACAAGCACAGGAGGCATCATCATGCACCAGCACCGGCGCCAACTGTCCAAAGTCCCCCAGCCCCACCTATAGTGACAGATACAGAGGATACAACACCAGCACCATCACCAACTTTGGATTTGGTATAA
- the LOC112196836 gene encoding uncharacterized protein C24H6.02c, which translates to MAATSTSTLPFFSSPTTNPHKPIKTLQSPNFVRPFSASKRNSLRISHVRAVAPKLARKALAVSGLMSGSDSETDAELEQNNLNSDATIDLQLPRRSLLVKFTCDLCNERTSKLVNRLAYEKGLIYVQCAGCLKYHKLVDNLGLVVEYDLRGDIDLESNADEV; encoded by the exons ATGGCGGCAACATCAACTTCTACCCTTCCATTTTTCTCCTCTCCCACAACTAACCCTCATAAACCCATTAAAACCCTTCAATCTCCCAACTTTGTCAGACCCTTTTCTGCTTCCAAGAGAAACAG CTTAAGAATTTCCCATGTGAGAGCTGTAGCACCGAAGCTTGCCCGCAAAGCTTTGGCTGTTTCTGGGTTGATGAGTGGCAGCGATTCTGAAACAGACGCAGAATTAGAACAGAACAATCTGAATTCG GATGCCACCATTGACCTACAACTCCCAAGAAGAAGCCTGCTAGTAAAGTTTACTTGTGATTTGTGTAATGAAAGAACAAGCAAACTCGTTAACCGATTGGCATATGAAAAGGGGCTTATTTATGTGCAG TGTGCAGGGTGTCTCAAGTATCACAAGTTAGTTGATAATCTTGGCCTTGTGGTTGAGTATGACTTAAGAGGGGATATCGATTTGGAATCAAATGCAGATGAAGTTTAG
- the LOC112196838 gene encoding LOW QUALITY PROTEIN: tRNA(adenine(34)) deaminase, chloroplastic (The sequence of the model RefSeq protein was modified relative to this genomic sequence to represent the inferred CDS: deleted 2 bases in 1 codon) — MALSPNHSRTNWVRVYAPTDSTRPDSEALSLFVLHFPLPISQFTNLIYPKTSSFFTQSFTASSSAKPSSQFKGKGSPLCLSLFVDMQNAYISSSIYSFRTKGSVFNDYSYLLNERFDRNPIPPSLISTSTSCCCDCCAFSTPRVPINPCYLYGLRQSSLFRWSASRRFILGGRDRFYYRVQECGPGPGCYELSCSLSERSGYNRGKGRCGCVVDEEGESEVCDSDGFSEVESVLSLLSEEVGEERFGRERNGFKRAGLEGRRRNVGSSSKRVEEESRRSLSGSRRNVGSSKRVEEDSRRSLSGGKRNVSSSKSVEAERRSFVGREKSESSVKGREKIESVSKGVQVDFEETNRSECSSGEKKSNGRYSSLESNSKHRLESTRVELSEKILDRKKRRLLLRAENHRGRKEGSSGSSYYSLSSGDFGSEADVHDKHGLLEEPGSSVLKDSHYDRGRFDGRISEEYRNRRDDAEANSEISKQRNTAVEGGGMWDWRKKSEKKLTEVVIEETQASRKSSEKHSRVLKTNESELAKASGSHKQFNDERENSYLTWGTKEQYRRTGNQDIVETESRRKFQEGKEKLEVHRTDAETSLRSQKRLSDREQNLAMATNLVQETRDEHYKTTGHITQREDLNIDIQKLSRVSQVQVVDTERTSNRRRQSDTRINQEENTNMGLISVEGTEEQCHQISHQLDQKVIQRVQSRKGTNDAAEMSYVHASDTARNTNSQRTFDKRTTNQGSITVLAATSVEETVQRNNQTDEKLKQVKSRKEAQSSTEVSTLPEKYSGEPSSFQVSLSMVSQARMQREDVEGHKGSPQAPLLPPPPQLIARGSAHIELSSVTATQEVSGETSESNSALNYESCGGNSNTETPAEILYLDNPEDALGSAHRLEESSSQFIGEFCEKIRYGVSTSENQTAQRVSGATLVYGGEKYGQKTLTSSSSGNGTDETQGENSYLINPEDALGSAQRLEKSSSQFVGEFSEKARHEASTSEEYGAEISEAKWVPGGEKHGQITSSQYGSEDSQLKGNQSRRSSGGSGTKGPSVEMWDVTDTSTLKSPEEEKPGATTTSEKSEATTASEKLEAATTSGNAVAKKTGRSIWNVVADIVKLRWISHAETHHSGARSGERISSTESGSSEAWFSGRETEENSEKNVKREKGMQPGTTSDQLQPVKSFSQSEKVSGPVKSKDKVRYLETSMTSSPNKEESRSTSKSVSLSSGEETLSPKDNQKNFRGSSSGIQIVESSQSQIASGIKSPVVEEISNAGYAVSGSVSKDNQKNFRGSSSGIEIVESSQSQIASGIKYPVVEEISDAGYTVSGSGSEENRDQFGCQKFDEESDNVQKGAELKQRKLQRNKQVLKDRFDEWEEAQNLEIEQRKTDEFFMREALLEAKKAADTWEVPVGAVLVQQGKVIARGFNLVEELRDSTAHAEMICIREASNVLRTWRLAESTLYVTLEPCPMCAGAILQARVDTVVWGAPNKLLGADGSWIRLFRDGGQGSESEQSEKPAAPVHPFHPNITIRRGVLASECADIMQQFFQLRRKKKEKRQAGPPAPPSSRAVSHHPRKILTKLHDIFHIMFCL; from the exons ATGGCACTGAGTCCAAATCATTCGAGGACAAACTGGGTTCGAGTTTATGCTCCGACTGACTCAACTCGACCCGATTCTGAAGCGCTCAGTTTGTTTGTGCTCCACTTTCCTCTTCCCATTTCCCAGTTTACCAATCTGATCTACCCAAAGACATCATCTTTCTTCACTCAAAGCTTTACTGCCAGTAGCTCTGCAAAACCCAGTTCTCAATTCAAAGGTAAGGGCTCTCCTTTATGTCTCTCGCTCTTTGTAGACATGCAGAACGCATATATTAGCTCAAGTATATACTCATTTAGAACCAAAGGCTCTGTCTTTAATGACTACTCTTACTTGTTGAATGAAAGATTTGACAGAAACCCAATTCCTCCATCGTTAATATCAACGTCAACATCATGTTGTTGTGATTGTTGTGCATTTTCGACCCCTAGAGTGCCCATAAACCCTTGTTACTTATATGGGTTGAGGCAGTCCTCCTTGTTTCGATGGTCAGCTTCTAGAAGGTTTATCTTGGGTGGCAGGGACCGGTTTTATTACCGGGTTCAGGAATGCGGTCCGGGTCCGGGTTGTTATGAGCTGTCTTGCTCACTTAGTGAGAGGAGTGGTTACAATAGAGGAAAGGGGAGATGTGGTTGTGTGGTTGATGAGGAGGGGGAGAGTGAGGTTTGCGATTCGGATGGTTTTAGTGAAGTGGAGTCTGTGCTCAGCTTGCTGAGTGAGGAAGTGGGTGAGGAGCGTTTTGGTAGGGAGAGAAATGGGTTTAAGAGAGCAGGGCTGGAGGGTAGGAGGAGAAATGTGGGTTCGTCGTCTAAGAGAGTGGAAGAGGAGAGTAGGAGGAGTTTGAGTGGTAGTCGGAGAAATGTGGGTTCGTCTAAGAGAGTAGAAGAGGACAGTAGGAGGAGTTTGAGTGGTGGTAAGAGAAATGTGAGTTCGTCGAAGAGCGTAGAAGCTGAGAGGAGGAGTTTTGTTGGTAGAGAGAAAAGTGAGAGTTCCGTTAAGGGAAGAGAGAAAATTGAGAGTGTATCGAAGGGAGTGCAAGTAGATTTTGAAGAAACTAATAGAAGTGAGTGTAGCAGTGGGGAGAAGAAAAGTAACGGTAGGTACTCATCTTTGGAGAGTAATTCAAAGCACCGATTGGAATCAACTAGAGTCGAGTTAAGTGAAAAGATTCTAGACAGAAAGAAGAGACGG CTGCTTTTAAGAGCTGAAAATCATAGGGGAAGGAAAGAGGGTTCCAGTGGTTCATCTTATTACTCCTTGTCTTCAGGGGATTTTGGAAGTGAGGCAGATGTCCATGATAAGCATGGCCTTTTGGAGGAACCAGGTTCAAGTGTGCTTAAGGATTCCCACTATGATAGAGGTAGATTTGATGGGCGAATCAGTGAAGAGTACAGGAACCGTAGAGATGATGCTGAGGCCAATAGTGAAATATCGAAGCAGAGAAATACTGCAGTTGAGGGGGGTGGCATGTGGGATTGGAGGAAGAAGTCAGAAAAGAAGCTTACAGAAGTAGTGATTGAAGAAACACAAGCATCAAGGAAATCCTCAGAAAAGCATTCAAGAGTATTGAAGACCAATGAAAGTGAGTTAGCAAAGGCCTCTGGGTCACACAAGCAGTTTAATGATGAgagggagaattcatatttgaCTTGGGGAACAAAAGAACAATATAGGCGAACAGGGAACCAAGATATTGTTGAGACTGAATCTagaagaaaatttcaagaaggcAAAGAGAAATTAGAAGTCCATAGAACTGATGCTGAAACATCATTGCGGTCCCAAAAGAGACTTAGTGACAGGGAACAAAACCTAGCAATGGCTACAAACTTAGTACAGGAGACAAGAGATGAACATTACAAGACGACTGGCCATATCACTCAAAGGGAAGATTTGAATATTGACATCCAAAAGCTCTCAAGAGTTTCACAAGTTCAAGTTGTTGATACCGAAAGGACCTCCAATCGGCGGCGGCAGTCTGATACAAGGATTAACCAGGAAGAAAACACAAATATGGGCCTGATTTCAGTTGAGGGGACAGAAGAGCAATGCCACCAAATAAGCCATCAATTAGATCAAAAAGTTATTCAGAGAGTTCAATCCAGAAAAGGAACCAATGATGCTGCTGAAATGTCGTATGTTCATGCAAGTGATACAGCAAGAAATACCAATTCCCAAAGAACCTTTGACAAGAGAACTACCAATCAAGGAAGTATTACAGTATTGGCTGCAACATCAGTTGAGGAAACAGTACAGAGAAATAATCAAACTGATGAAAAGCTCAAGCAAGTTAAATCAAGAAAAGAGGCCCAAAGTTCAACAGAAGTATCAACTCTTCCGGAAAAATACTCGGGAGAACCTTCTAGTTTCCAAGTATCTTTGAGTATGGTTTCCCAAGCTAGAATGCAACGGGAGGATGTTGAGGGGCATAAGGGAAGTCCACAGGCACCACTGTTGCCTCCCCCTCCTCAATTGATTGCTAGAGGATCGGCACACATTGAGTTGTCGAGTGTGACTGCAACTCAGGAGGTTTCTGGAGAAACTTCAGAGAGTAATTCAGCTCTGAACTATGAGTCTTGTGGTGGAAACAGTAACACTGAGACTCCAGCAGAGATTTTATACCTCGAtaatcctgaagatgctttgggTTCAGCTCATCGGTTGGAGGAATCATCTTCACAGTTTATTGGGGAGTTCTGTGAGAAAATTAGATATGGAGTCTCAACTTCTGAAAACCAGACTGCCCAGAGAGTTTCTGGAGCAACTTTGGTGTATGGAGGTGAGAAGTATGGGCAAAAGACTTTGACTTCGTCATCCAGCGGAAATGGAACTGATGAGACTCAAGGGGAAAATTCCTACCTCATtaatcctgaagatgctttgggTTCAGCTCAGCGTTTGGAGAAGTCATCTTCACAGTTTGTTGGGGAGTTCTCTGAGAAGGCAAGGCATGAAGCCTCAACTTCTGAAGAATATGGGGCGGAGATTTCTGAAGCAAAATGGGTGCCTGGAGGTGAGAAGCATGGTCAAATAACTTCAAGTCAATATGGGTCTGAAGACTCTCAGCTGAAGGGGAACCAGTCAAGGCGTTCATCtggaggttctggaaccaaaggGCCTTCAGTTGAAATGTGGGATGTGACTGACACATCCACTCTTAAAAGCCCTGAGGAAGAAAAACCAGGGGCTACTACAACTAGTGAAAAATCAGAGGCTACTACAGCAAGTGAAAAATTAGAGGCTGCTACTACAAGTGGGAATGCCGTTGCCAAGAAAACCGGCAGGTCCATATGGAATGTTGTTGCAGATATAGTTAAGCTGAGGTGGATTTCTCATGCTGAGACCCATCATTCTGGTGCAAGGTCAGGTGAAAGGATTTCATCAACTGAATCTGGAAGTAGTGAGGCCTGGTTTTCTGGCCGTGAGACTGAGGAGAACAGTGAAAAGAATGTGAAACGGGAGAAAGGCATGCAACCAGGGACCACCTCTGATCAGCTACAACCAGTGAAATCATTTTCTCAAAGTGAAAAAGTGTCTGGCCCTGTGAAATCAAAGGACAAAGTAAGATATCTTGAAACAAGTATGACATCTTCTCCAAATAAAGAGGAAAGTAGGTCGACGTCAAAATCTGTTTCCTTGTCTTCTGGTGAGGAGACTTTGAGTCCGAAAGATAATCAAAAGAATTTCCGAGGTTCTTCTTCTGGCATTCAGATTGTTGAATCGTCACAATCACAAATTGCTAGTGGCATAAAGTCTCCTGTTGTGGAAGAAATTTCAAATGCTGGTTACGCTGTCTCTGGAAGTGTTTCAAAAGATAACCAAAAGAATTTTAGAGGTTCTTCTTCTGGCATTGAAATAGTTGAATCATCACAATCACAAATTGCTAGTGGCATAAAGTATCCTGTTGTGGAAGAAATTTCAGACGCTGGTTACACTGTTTCTGGAAGTGGTTCAGAGGAGAACAGGGACCAGTTTGGTTGTCAGAAGTTTGATGAAGAGTCAGACAATGTGCAAAAGGGTGCAGAATTGAAACAAAGGAAGCTTCAAAGGAATAAGCAAGTCCTGAAAGACAGATTTGATGAATGGGAAGAAGCTCAGAATCTTGAAATTGAACAGAGAAAAACAGATGAATTTTTTATGAGAGAAGCACTGCTTGAAGCGAAGAAGGCTGCTGATACTTGGGAGGTTCCTGTTGGTGCTGTACTGGTGCAACAGGGGAAGGTTATTGCACGTGGATTTAACCT AGTGGAAGAATTACGAGATTCAACAGCCCATGCTGAAATGATATGCATACGGGAGGCTTCAAACGTTCTTCGGACTTGGAGGCTTGCG GAGTCTACACTTTATGTAACACTTGAACCCTGCCCTATGTGTGCTGGAGCAATTCTTCAAGCAAGAGTTGACACTGTTGTATGGGGAGCTCCTAATAAGCTTCTTGGAGCTGATGGGAGCTGGATAAG ACTTTTTCGCGATGGGGGCCAAGGAAGTGAGTCGGAACAGTCAGAAAAGCCAGCTGCACCAGTCCACCCATTCCACCCGAACATAACCATCCGACGAGGCGTGTTGGCATCAGAGTGTGCAGATATAATGCAGCAATTCTTCCAGctgagaagaaaaaagaaggaaaagaggcAGGCAGGCCCACCAGCACCGCCTTCGTCCCGTGCTGTTTCTCACCATCCACGGAAGATACTTACGAAGCTGCATGACATCTTCCACATAATGTTCTGTTTATGA